The proteins below come from a single Aegilops tauschii subsp. strangulata cultivar AL8/78 chromosome 6, Aet v6.0, whole genome shotgun sequence genomic window:
- the LOC109735392 gene encoding uncharacterized protein, whose translation MTEGPLDFWINWASQIGVLLSLTFQVILHLFANVRRRNSSAMLRAPLWLAYQLSDMTATYTAGQLLYSSCAPQDHQLIAFWAPFLLLHLGGPDNITAYALEDSKLWTRHLLTLVVQIAGAGYVLYKYIAGSGILLTLAAILIFVVGVAKYSERTCALWFATFSSLQSSLKVPEGDQHFYIQHQDWYNDLADERILQRAHSLFYICKRGMVDSVIELEASDRSRKVNSEERKIIKRLRKNRERMWRVMEMELSLMYDILYTKANVIHSWVGYGIRIISPLAIVASLVLFQLSYKDGYSRVDVAVTHTLLGGALVLETKSLLGALGSSWALGFLCATRWDWLRHSVLCTGRWHRLRRALIALRRSWPGEMIMTGSSRGWSGTMGQHNMLRFRAGQVDPVSRGLGNLFKMLGLREWWDRRYYSCTIIVPENVMKRAQEVNTRVSREDINTMGLLRHKWGESALNNEQYPHLFEELREWHGIDFHESIISWHIATDLILAREEKEKGHDAPEPDDRVEIVRALSNYMMFLLVNRPYMLPGLPQNWLYKQTCNNLDNICGKINPADFCGDNLRIMLKKLFRPHHHWDLKSSALEKELAGHILKLPRGSEPFDPETPRLTYALEIADAIHKSKVVADKVRLLLNLWTDFLAYAANRCSRESHAKKLSSGGELTTIVWLILEHLRQIKEVKKQKRSHV comes from the coding sequence ATGACTGAAGGGCCGTTGGACTTCTGGATAAACTGGGCGAGCCAGATCGGGGTTCTCTTGAGCCTCACCTTCCAGGTCATCCTCCATCTCTTCGCCAACGTACGGCGGCGTAATAGCTCAGCTATGCTGAGGGCTCCCCTCTGGCTGGCGTACCAGCTGTCGGACATGACCGCGACATACACTGCAGGCCAACTACTCTACAGTAGCTGCGCACCGCAAGACCACCAGCTCATTGCCTTCTGGGCGCCATTCCTCCTGCTGCATCTCGGTGGCCCGGACAACATCACTGCCTATGCCCTGGAGGATAGCAAGCTCTGGACGCGCCACTTGCTGACCCTTGTGGTGCAGATTGCAGGGGCCGGATATGTCCTCTACAAGTACATAGCCGGCAGCGGGATCTTGCTCACGCTGGCTGCCATCTTGATATTCGTTGTTGGTGTTGCCAAGTATTCTGAGAGGACATGTGCGCTCTGGTTCGCCACATTCAGCAGCCTCCAGAGCTCTCTCAAGGTACCGGAAGGTGACCAACATTTTTACATTCAGCATCAAGACTGGTACAACGACTTGGCGGACGAGCGCATCCTGCAGCGTGCTCACTCCCTTTTTTATATCTGCAAGCGTGGGATGGTTGATTCAGTGATCGAGCTGGAGGCCTCAGATAGGTCAAGGAAAGTGAATTCTGAGGAAAGGAAAATAATCAAGCGCCTAAGGAAAAACCGTGAGCGCATGTGGAGGGTGATGGAGATGGAGCTCTCCCTTATGTATGATATCCTGTACACCAAGGCAAATGTGATTCACTCCTGGGTTGGCTACGGCATCCGTATCATCTCGCCGCTCGCCATCGTCGCCTCACTCGTGTTATTCCAGTTGAGCTACAAAGATGGTTACAGCCGAGTCGATGTTGCCGTCACCCACACCTTGTTGGGTGGTGCCTTGGTCCTAGAGACAAAATCGCTTCTTGGTGCACTAGGATCGAGCTGGGCGCTCGGCTTCTTGTGTGCCACACGATGGGATTGGCTCCGGCATTCAGTTCTGTGTACTGGAAGATGGCATCGGCTACGGCGTGCACTTATTGCTCTTCGCCGGTCCTGGCCTGGCGAGATGATCATGACAGGAAGCTCGAGGGGGTGGTCAGGCACCATGGGGCAGCACAACATGCTGCGGTTTCGTGCCGGACAGGTGGATCCGGTGAGTAGAGGACTCGGCAATCTGTTCAAGATGCTGGGACTTCGTGAGTGGTGGGACAGGAGGTACTACTCATGCACTATCATTGTCCCGGAGAACGTCATGAAGCGTGCACAGGAGGTGAACACACGGGTCTCACGGGAGGATATAAACACAATGGGCTTGCTCAGGCATAAGTGGGGTGAATCAGCACTAAATAACGAACAGTACCCTCATCTGTTCGAGGAGTTACGGGAGTGGCATGGAATTGACTTCCATGAGAGCATCATCTCCTGGCACATCGCCACCGACTTGATCCTCGCAAGGGAGGAAAAGGAGAAGGGCCATGATGCACCTGAACCTGATGACCGTGTGGAGATAGTCCGGGCGCTGTCCAACTACATGATGTTCCTCCTGGTGAACCGCCCCTACATGCTACCGGGCCTTCCTCAGAACTGGCTGTACAAGCAAACCTGCAACAATCTGGACAATATATGTGGAAAAATCAACCCTGCCGATTTTTGTGGCGACAATCTCCGCATTATGCTCAAGAAATTGTTCCGACCGCATCATCACTGGGACTTGAAATCTTCTGCGCTTGAGAAAGAGCTTGCTGGCCACATACTGAAGCTGCCGAGAGGTTCTGAACCCTTTGACCCCGAAACTCCTCGGCTCACGTATGCTCTTGAAATTGCTGATGCAATACATAAGAGCAAGGTAGTAGCGGATAAAGTGCGTCTGCTGCTAAACCTATGGACCGACTTCCTAGCCTACGCAGCCAACCGGTGCAGTAGGGAGTCACATGCCAAGAAGCTTAGCAGTGGTGGTGAGCTCACGACCATTGTATGGCTTATTTTAGAACACCTCCGCCAAATAAAAGAAGTCAAGAAACAGAAGCGGAGCCATGTATAA
- the LOC109735389 gene encoding probable NADPH:quinone oxidoreductase 2: MAAPTAQPPPRTVLRVAAISGSLRRASANTGLIRAAAEICRESIPGLQVDYVDISELPLLNTDLEADGGFPPAIEAFRDSVRRADCFLFASPEYNYSISGPLKNALDWGSRPPNCWADRAAAMLSASGSTGGSRSQYHIRQVGVFLDIHFINKPEVFTKAHLPPKKFDADGNLIDSETKEQVRKMLLSLQAFALRLQGKSADSV; this comes from the exons ATGGCAGCTCCGACGGCGCAGCCGCCGCCAAGGACCGTCCTGCGGGTGGCGGCGATCTCCGGCTCGCTGCGCAGGGCGTCGGCCAACACCGGCCTCATCCGCGCCG CTGCGGAGATTTGCAGGGAGTCCATCCCGGGCCTGCAGGTCGACTACGTCGACATCTCGGAGCTGCCGCTGCTCAACACCGACCTCGAGGCCGACGGCGGGTTCCCGCCGGCCATCGAGGCGTTCCGCGACAGCGTCCGCCGGGCCGACTGCTTCCTCTTCGCCTCGCCCGAGTACAACTACTCCATTTCAG GCCCTCTGAAGAACGCGCTGGACTGGGGATCACGGCCGCCCAACTGCTGGGCCGACAGAGCCGCGGCGATGCTGAGCGCGTCGGGCAGCACCGGCGGCAGCCGGTCGCAGTACCACATCCGGCAGGTCGGGGTGTTTCTCGACATCCACTTCATCAACAAGCCGGAGGTCTTCACCAAGGCACACCTGCCCCCGAAAAAGTTCGACGCAGACGGCAACCTGATCGACTCAGAGACCAAGGAGCAGGTCAGGAAGATGCTCCTGTCGCTGCAAGCCTTCGCCCTCAGGCTCCAGGGCAAGTCTGCAGACTCTGTTTGA